The genomic DNA GCGCATGCTGGGAATCTTGGGCACGAAGATCTCCCCGCCCTGCATCATCGCGATGCAGGAGACGACGAAGTCCACCCCGTGCTGCAGCGTGATCCAGAAGCGGGTCATCCGGTCGTCGGTGACCGGCAGGGACTGCGCCCCTTCCGCGATCATCCGGCGGAACAGCGGGATCACCGACCCGCGGGACCCCACCACATTGCCGTAGCGCACCACCGAGAAGCGCGTGCCGAGCGAGCCGGACAGGTTGTTGGCGGCGATGAAGATCTTGTCCGAGGCCAGCTTGCTGGCGCCGTAGAGGTTGACCGGGTTGGCCGCCTTGTCGGTGGACAGGGCGATCACCCGCTTCACGCCGGTGTTCAGCGCGGCCCGCACCACGTTTTCCGCCCCATAGACGTTGGTGTGGATGCATTCCATGGGGTTGTATTCGGCGGCGGGCACATGCTTCAGCGCGGCGGCGTGGACGCACACGTCCACTTCGCGCATGGCCAGCTCCAGCCGCTCGCGGTCACGCACGTCGCCGATGAAGAAACGCAGCGTGGATGCCCATTCGGGGCCGAGCTGCTGCTGCATCTCGTACTGCTTGAACTCGTCACGGGAGAAGACGATGACCCGGCGCGGGCTGGCGTGGCGCAGCACCGTTTCCACGAAACGCTTTCCGAAGGACCCGCTGCCCCCGGTCACCAGGATCGACTGGCCGTTCAGCATGCCGAAGCCGGGGAGCAGCGCCTCGGTCGGCGATTCGTTCGGACGGTCAAGCTGCTGCATGGTCAAGGGCGTCCGCGCTTCGTGGTTCATTCAGGCCGGTTCGATCGACCTTAGCCCGAGACCCCTAGCAGTGGGTTAACATTCCAGCAAGGAATCCGCGGCTTCCACGCGCAGGGATGGCGCGGCGGCGCGGCGGCGCTTGGGCCGCGGCCTGTGTTCCGCCCGACCGGCGGTGATGTGGGAAAGGCTTCGTGATACTGGAGCGGGCGAAGGGATTCGAACCCTCGACCCCAACCTTGGCAAGGTTGTGCTCTACCCCTGAGCTACGCCCGCGCCGCTCCAACGAAGGAGGCAGGGAGATACCCCACGCGCCCGGCGGAACGCAAGCCCCCTGTTTGGCTTGCGCTGAGATTTTTCTCTTCGGACGTCCCCATCCGCCTTCCTGGCGCATCGGAAGGAGACGTTAGGCTTAAAGTTATAACCCGCTCAATGCTGTTGACTTCCCTGCGTCGACTGTGGAAATTTCCTCTCACAAAACAAAGGCCTTGAGGTCTGGGGAGGAAACCAAAAACATCATGATGCTCTAAGAGCATTCGTCTGCCGCGCCGACCTCGTGTCCGGACGCGGCTTTTTTTTGCCTATCGCCATTCCTTTGCCGGAAGCCGGTAATACCACTCCGGGCAACGGCAGGCGGGACTTGGCCCCGCCCGCTTTTCCGCAGCGCTTCGCGTCACAGGGCGATGCCGCCGGCCTCCAGGTAGGATTCCAGGGTCAGCGCCTGGACCGTCGTCCGCCCGGCGCGGAGCTGTTCGCGCAGGCCCTCCTCCATCCGCTCGCGCTCCGCCGCCTTGGCGAGCGTGGCCGCAGCCTCGGCCTGGGGCACCACCACCACCCCGTCGTCGTCGCCGACCAGGATGTCGCCCGGCATGACCATCACGCCGCCGCAGACGATGGGGGTGTTCACGTCGCCCGTGGGCTGGGTCTTGGTGGTGCCCTTCATGCTGGTTCCCCGGCAGAAGACGGGAAAGCCCATGGCGCGGATGGCCGCGGCGTCGCGCACGCAGCCGTCGATGACCAACCCGGCCAGGCTCCGCTGGATCGCCGCCTCGGTCAGCACGTCGCCCCAGGGGCCGGCCTCGGTCATGCCCTTGAAATCGACCACCAGCACGTCGCCCGGACGGGTCAGCGCCATGGCGGCGTGGATCATCAGATTGTCGGTGGGGCCGCCGGACACGGTCACCGCGGTGCCGAACAGCGCCATGCCTTGGTAAAGCGGCTTGATCGGAAAGGACATCGCGCCCTTCTTGCCCATCGCTTCGTGCAGCGTGGCCGGGGACTGGCCGCGGAAGGCGGCGACCAGATCGGGGGCGGGACGGGGGAACTCTTTGACGACGGTCATCGCACAGGCACCTTTCACGGCGTGAAGGCCGCCGGCCTTTGGAAAGAAGAGGCGGGCGGGGATAGGAAGGCGTTCGGGATTCACTCGTCCTTGAAGGCTTCGTCCCGGCGGCGGCGCACCGACGGCATCACCATCAGGATCAGGAGCAGGGCGGCGGTGGCCAACAGGCTGCCGCTGATCGGGCGGGTGGCGAAGACGGTGGGATCGCCGCCCGACAGCAGCAGGGCGCGGCCCAGATTCTCCTCCAGCATCGGCCCCAGCACGAAGCCCAGCATCAAGGGCGCCGGCTCGCAGTCCAGCTTGCGCAGCGCGTAGCCCAGGACGCCGAACAGAGCCATCAGCAGCACGTTGAAGCCGCTGTTGTTCAGCGTGTAGGTGCCGATGCAGCAGAAGACCAGGATGGCCGGGAACAGATAGCCGTAGGGCACCCGCAGCAACCGTACCCACAGCCCGATCATCGGCAGGTTCAGGATCACCAGGATCACGTTGCCGATCAGCATGCTGGCGATCATGCCCCAGAACAGCTCCGGCTGCTTCGCCATGATCTGCGGCCCCGGCGTGATGCCGTGGATGGTCATGGCGCCGATCATCAGGGCCATGATGGCGTTGGGCGGGATGCCCAGGCTCAGCATCGGGATGAAGCAGGCCTGCGAGGCGGCGTTGTTGGCGGCTTCCGGTGCCGCCACCCCCTCGATGGCGCCCTGGCCGAAGCGCTCCGGGTGGCGGGACACCTTCTTCTCCAGCGAATAGGCGGCGAAGGAGCCGAGCGTGGCGCCGCCCCCGGGCAGGATGCCCAGCAGCGCCCCCATCACCGTCCCGCGCACCGTCGCCGGCCAGGCCTGGCGGACGTCCTCACGCTTCGGCCACAGGCTGACGATGCGAGCGGTGGTCTGCCCGGCGCCGCCGGTCTGCTCCAGGCTGGAGATGATCTCGGCCAGCCCGAACAGGCCCATGGCGAGCGGAACGAAGTCGATGCCGTCGTAGAGCTGCGGCAGGCCGAAGGTGAAGCGCGTGTCGCCGGAGTTGACGTCGGTGCCGACCATGCTCAGCAGCAGGCCCAGCAGGATCATCGCGATGGCCTTCACCACCGATCCATGGGCCAGCGTCACCGCCCCGATCAGGCCCAGCAGCATCAGCGACACATATTCCGCCGGCCCGAAGGCAAGCGCCACCCCGGCCAGCGGCGGGCCGGCCACGGCGATCAGGATGGTGGTGACGATCCCGGCGAACAGCGAGGCGAGCGCCGCCGTGGCGAGCGCCACCCCGGCCCGGCCCTGCCGGGCCATGGCATGACCGTCCAGGCAAGTGACGACGGATGAGGACTCGCCTGGCAGGTTCACCAGGATGGCCGTCGCCGACCCGCCGTACTGCGAACCGTAGAAGATGCCCGCCAGCATGATGAGCGCGCCGACCGGCGGCAGATAGAAGGTCAGCGGCAGAAGCATCGCCACCGTGGCGGTCGGTCCCAGACCGGGGAGCACGCCGATCAGCGTGCCGATCAGCGCCCCGCCGAAGCAGAGCAGCAGGTTGTCCGGTGACAGCGAAACCGACAGGCCGAGCAGCAGGTTGCCAAGCAGGTCCATCATGGCCACACCCGCAGGGGCAGGCCCAGGCCCCAGACGAACAGCGCGACGCAGCCCGCCGCCAGGGCACCCCCCAGCAGCAGCAAAGGAACCGGACGGAGCGGTTGGCCGGCCAGATTGCCCAGTCCGACCAGGATCAGCACCGCGGGCACCAACCCCAGGGTCTCCACTGTTCCGGCGAAGGCCAGCACCGCCGCGGTCACCCAGATCAGCGGGCGCCATCCCCAGGACGGCCAGGCGGCGCCATGGATCAGCAGGCCCCGCCCGGTCACCAGGGCGCCGGCCAGAACCATGAGCATGCCGATCATCCGCGGAAAGAAACCGGACTGCACAGAGGCGAGCGTGCCGGTCGGCCAGTCGCGTCCCAGCCACAAGGCGCCGATCCCGAAGGCGGCGATCAGCAACCCGGCCCCCAGATCCAACGGCGCCCGTACCGGGGCGTGACCGCCGGAGGCCTTGCGGTCTTGGAACGCGCCGTCCGGCGTGCCTCGCGGTGCTGTTGATGGGCCGTGGAGCGGGGTGGGCACGGAAGAGGTCGAACGAAGATCGGGGAAGGGCAGGCTCGGCATGAGATTCCGGCTTTCGGTGGACGGCTTTCGGTCGGCGGTTGTCGATGGCGGCGCTCCATCGGAAGATATTCCGTCATAAGCTTTTGCAAATATAAGGGTAAAATTTGATGGGTCGCCATTATCCATCGTTGTTTATCCATCCTACCAATATCCCTATAGAGAGCAAGAGCGTCGAAAATCCCCTTTTTAGGTGTCGGATTTGTGTGTGGATCAGTAACCTGAGATTGTCTCTCGGTTTAATGGGGCTTATTTTGGTTGATGACGTTTTCCGGACGGGCGCGGTTTGGTGTCTTCGGTGGCCAGGGATCCGGGACGCTTGCCCCGGCAGCATCGCTCCCGGCCAGAGCAGCCCGGTTTGAGCCGCCTTGCTCGCGTCTCCCCGATTGCGCCGTTGCCCTCGCGGCCTTGGGCCGTTACCCATGCTGCGCGGCCACACAGCAGGCCACCATCAAGGAGATTGAGGAATGACGCGCCGTCTGCGCCCATGGACCGTGCTGGAAACTCGTGAACTGCTTGACGCAGACCCGTTCCTGAAAGTCCATGTGGAGACGGTGGCCCTTCCTGATGGCCGGATCATCCCGGATTACTATCAGTTCGACATGCCGTCTTTTGCCTGTATCTTCGCAGAGACGGAGGATGGGCATGTGATCGTCTACCGACAGTACCGCCACGGACCGCGGCGGGTGAATCTGACCTTTCCCGGTGGTCACCTGTCACCGGGCGAGGACCCGCTTGAGGCCGCCCGGCGTGAACTGTTGGAGGAGACCGGCTTCGTCTCGGACCGTTGGACATCGCTGGGCGGCTACACGGTCAACGCCAACCAGGGCGGTGCCGTGTCGCACATGTTCCACGCGGTCGGTTGCCGCCGGGTGGCCGATCCCCTGTCCGATGATCTCGAGGAAACCGAGATCCTGTTCATGACGCGGCAGGAACTGCTGGCGGCCGTCGGGCACGGCGAGATCGCTTTGCTCACCCAGATCGCCCTGGTCAGCATGGTCTGGCAGAACGACATCCGGACGGCGCTCGCCAGCCAGACGCCGTGATGCGGCGTGTCTGAAGCTTGAGCGTGAGCTTGTCTTTGTTGATCTTTCTCAAAAAATAGGTATGTCTTCGGAATACATGGCCTGTTTACGAGCCGTTAATCAAATCGGTCCATAAATGGCTTCACCAAGTTCTCTTGGTTTCCTCCCTCCCAGAACTAGGCTGCGCCTCACCGGCTGCAGCCTTTTCTTTTTCCGGCATCATGGCTGCAGAGGCGGCAGGTCCAGCTGGGGAAGAAAAGAAATATTTTCAGCGGAGAGCATCCGCCGGGGGCTTGACCTTTGCTGCGATGCAGCATAAATTGAATCCCGGATGCCCTTTGGGCGTTTCCTCCCTAGACTTGAAGGCCGCGCCGTTCTGGCTGCGGCCTTTTTCTTGCCCGCGGCTCGTGGATGTCCGCCCGGCGCCCACGCGATCGTCTCTCGCGGCGCGGTAGCGCCCGTGATATGCAAGCCGACCATAGAAGCCCTGTTCGTCGAACCGAAGGCCCGTACCATGGCCGAGCGCCGCACGCCCTCCCTGTCCACCCTCCGCAATCTCGGGCGGGGGCTGCTCGCCCTGCTTCTGCTCGGTGGAGCCGGGGCTTGGTGGGCATGGCATGGCGCCTTCGGGATGGACGCGCTCCAGGACATTCTGCGCCATCACCCCGCGGCACCGGTCCTGTTCCTCTTCCTGCACATCCTGGCCAGCCTGCTGTTCTTCCCGCGCTCCGTCATGGCGATGGTCGCCGGGCTGGTCTTCGGCGTTTGGTGGGGCGGGGTGCTGGCGGCGGCGGGCAGCGTGATCGGCGCCTCCACCGGCTTTCTGCTGACCCGCTACGTCTGCGACGGGTTGGTTCCGGCCCTGGACCGGGCGCGCTGGGGCGACGTCCTGCGCCGGCTGGAGACCGGCGGCTGGCGCGCCGTCGCCATGCTGCGGCTGGTTCCCGTGCTGCCGCACAGCGGGGTGAACTACGCGCTCGGCCTGACGCGGGTGCGGCTCGGCGCCTACGCCTTCGGGTCGCTGGTCGGGCAGTTGCCGATGACCGTGGCCTTCGTGCAGTTCGGCGCCGCCGGCGATCACGCCCTGGCCGGCAAGCCGGACTGGATCGCGCCGACCGTCATCGGGCTCAGCCTGCTGATCCTGTCGGTTCTGCTGCCGAAGGTCGGGCCGAAGCTGCGGGAGAAATTCGGCGCCGGGCGCGCCTGACGGCCAGGTTTCATCAAGACGTCCGGCCGGCGGCCCTTGCGGAGGCATCATGAACATCGTCTTCATCCACCAGAACATGCCGGGCCAGTACAAGCATCTGGCCGCCCGTCTGGCCGCCGATCCGGCGAACCGCGTCGTCTTCATCACCAAGCGCACCGACCGGGACATTCCGAACGTTCGCCGCCTGTCCTACCAGCCCAGCCGCAAGGCGCGGGAGAACGCGCATCCCTACCTGGTGTCCACCGAAAACGCGGTGCTGCACGGCCAAGCCGCCGCGCGGCTGCTGATGGGCCTGCGCGAGGAGGGCTTCCGCCCCGACGTCATCGTCGGCCATCCGGGCTGGGGCGAGACGCTGTTCGTCAAGGACGTGTTCCCCAACACCCCCTACCTGAATTACTGCGAGTTCTTTTACCGCGCCCAGGGGCTGGACGTCGGCTTCGACCCGTCGGTCCCGGTCAATGTGGACACGGTGCTGCGGCTGCGCATGCGCAGCACGCCGCTGCTGCTCGCCCTGGAGGCCTGCGACCGCGGCATCGCCCCGACCGAGTGGCAGCGCAACTCCCATCCGGCGCCGTTCCACCCGAAGATCGAGGTCATCCACGACGGGGTGGACACCGCGCAGCTCCTGCCCGATCCGGACATCCGCGTCACCCTGGCCGATGGCACGGTGCTGACGCGCGAGGACGAGGTGCTGACCTACGCCGTGCGCAACCTGGAGCCCTACCGCGGCTTCCCCAGCTTCATGCGCGCCCTGCCGCGCATCCTGGAGGCGCGGCCGAAGGCCCATGTGCTGATCGCCGGCGGCGACGAGGTCAGTTACGGTTCGGCGCCCCCCGGCGGGAAGAGCTGGCGGGAAACCATGCTGGCCGAGGTGCCGCTGGACCCGGCGCGCGTCCATTTCCTGGGGCACCTTCCCTACGACCGGTATCTGTCGGTCCTGCGGCTGTCGCGGGCACACATCTACCTGACCTATCCCTTCGTCCTGTCCTGGTCGATGGTGGAATCCATGGCGCTCGGCTGCGTGGTGATCGGCTCCGACACCGCGCCGGTGCGGGAGGTCATCCGGCACGGCGAGAACGGGCTGCTGGCTGACTTCTTCTCCCCCGACGACATCGCCGCCAAGGCGGTCGCGGTGCTGCAGGACCCCGGAGCCTTCGCCCCGCTGGCCCGCGCCGCGCGGGAGACGGCGGTCGAGCGGTTCGACCTGTCCCATTGCCTGGAACGCCAGATCGCGTTGATCCGCGCGATGGCCTGAGGCGGGAAAAGCCCCTACTCCAAGAGGCAATATTTTCCCGGCGGGTGGGCAGAAGCCGCCGCCCATGGGGAGGTTTTTGCCGAGCGCGTGGGCTGGAAATGGCTTTTCTGCGCCCGCGAAACGCGATGCCCGCACCGAGGGCGGCAGCGGGGCGGACTCCCCGGCATTGGTTTGATTTTGAGATAATTTCCAAACGAAGGCCTGGGAGCGGCGGGTTCGGGGCGCGGGGCATGGCATGACCCTTGCGATGGTGTGGGTACCAATCCGGCGAACCCGAACACGAGTGCCTGCCATGTCCATGACCGCAGTCCAGCCGATGCCGACTGCCTCGGCAACCGCCCTGGAGGCGGATGACGCCCTCTTGCTGTCCAAGTCCCCGCGCCGCGGCGGCTTCGCCTGGGAAGCCGTGAAGACCCTGATCGCCGTCGCCGTCTTCGCCGCGATGCTGCTGCCGGTGGCTTTTCCGTCGAAAGCGAGCCCACAGGGCCGGCTTCAGCAGGCGTCCTCGGAGGACATGGCGCCGCCCGTCCTGAAGGCCGTGGCGAAGGCCGACGGACAGAAGGCCGTCCGCAAGCCGGTGGCGAGCAACTGAAGTCCTGAAGGTGCCCGCTGCGCGAAAGGCGTCCGGTGACGACACCGGGCGCCTTTGTCGTTCCTGCCGGACCGAACCCGCTCAGAGCGGCCGGGCGCCTGTGTGGATGCCGGTGCGGATGCCGGTGCGGATGATGGTGCCGATATGCTCGCCGCGCAGCGCCGCGGTCAGGCGGCCCGGCACCAGCCCGTTCACGACCTGCACGCGCTCCAGGTGGCGGGCGTTCGCCATCACCTCCAGCAGCGCGCCGTCCAGCGGCAGCGTGCCGCCCTGCTTGGCCAGCTCGGCGGCGGTGGTGTCGCGCAGCAGCTCCGCCGCGCCGCCCTCGGGGCCGTTCGGATCGGCGGTGTGGATGCCGTCCACATCCTCCACGATGGTCAGCCCGGCGGCGCCCAGCGCGTCAGCCAGCAGGAAGGCGCCGGTGTCGGCCCGGTGCTGCGGAATGCGCGAGCCGGGGAACTCGTGGTGATGGTAGGGCGGGAAGGCGCTGCCCACCACCGCGCGGGCGGCCGACAGATGGACCGCGAGCTGGTTCGCGATGGTGCCGTGCTCGACGTAGGACACGCCGTCGGGCGAGAGCAGCGCGGCCAGGATGTGGCCGTTCTGCCCGGCCTCGGTCGCGGCGAGCGGGGCGAGAGAGCCGACCGGCAGGCCGAGATCCAGCCCGACGCTGTAGAGATGGCGGGCGCGGATGCCGGCGCCGGTCAGGATCAGCAGCCGGTGCTCCGGCAGGACGCTGCGGATCTCCTCGACGATCGGCAGGATCGCCTCGTGGCCGCGGTCCATGATCGACCGCCCGCCGATCTTCACGACCTGGAGCCAGGGCAGCAGGCGGATCGGGCGGACGCCGGCGACCGGGGCGGTCAGGCTGCCGTCGAGAAGGGTCTGGCGCGCGAGCGGCGAGGCCACATGCTTGATGCTGTTGGCATGCTTCTTGTGCTGGGTGTCGGACATGGAAGACGGTCCTTCAGCTCGCGGTGATGATGGTGCCGACATGCTCGCCGGCGAGCGCGCGGGTCAGGTTGCTGGGGACCAGGCCGTTGATGACCTGCACTTCGCGGACGTGGCGGGCCTTCTTCAGCAGGTCGAGCACCGGGAATTCCAGGATCGAGTCCTGCAGCCCTTTCGCCTTCATCTCGTCCACCGAGATCTTCGGGATGAAGGTGGCGTTGCTGGAGGTCTTCGGGTTCCCGGTGTAGAGCCCGTTCTCGTCCTTCACGTAGATCATCGCCTTGCAGCCGAACTGCTCGGCCACCAGGAAACAGCCGGCGTCGGTGCGGTAGGGCGGGATGACGCCCTCGGCGGCGGGGCGCATCCACAGCTTGTAGGGCGGCATGCCGCTGAAAACGACGGCGTTCACTTCGGCCAGGAATAACGGTACCGACGACAGGCCGGCGCCGTCCACCGCGGAGATGCCGTGCTTGGCGAGGAGCTGGCCGAGCATCGCGGCGTTCTGATCGGCGACCGAGCCGCCGAGCTGCGAGAGCAGGCCGGCCGGCAGGTTCAGCCCCGCCGCGATCGAGTAGAGGTGGCGGGCGCGGGTGCCGGCGCCGGTCCCGATCAGCAGCTTGTGCTCCTTGCGGGCGGCGACGATCTCGTCGACCAGCGGGTAGACGGCGGCGCGGCCGCGGTCGATGACGCTTTGCCCGCCGATCTTGAGCACCGTCGCGTTCGGCAGGATGCGGAAATCCGCCGCGGCCTCCGCCGCCGCCAGAAGCTGCGTGTCGGTGAGCGACCGCTGCATGAGGAGCGCTTCAAGCTCCGCTGTCGTGCTGGTCATGAGGGGCTGTTCCCTTTCGGTTCAAAGGCATGTCGGGAAGGGGCCGTTTCCTCCCGGTCCGGTCTGGGGAAAGGGCATCCGCCGGAATCGGGGCACGCGGGTGCGGTCCTGCTCCATGGATCCCGTGGAACGGCGTATGGAAGACTGTCTTTTGTATTAGACGTTGACGGAACCGTGATCTCTTCCCGTTTACCCGTCAACCCGGAAAATGAAAATACCGTTGTTTTTCATGGCGTTATGAAGGGGGTGGTGATAACGCCGATGAAACGCCGCTTCTGTCCCCGTTCAATCCGCCGGGGCGTGCTAAAGCGAACTTCCGTTCGCTTTAGACTCATAGCGCCTCATTCGCCGGCGGGCTCCGGTCGCATGTGCGACCGGGACCGCCGTCGCGGTCCAAAGCGGATTGCAATCCGCTTTAGTGGGCCCGGCGGCGCATGCTGGGCCAGAATGGGGAAAAGGAAGAGGAGTCGGCTACAGGGTGATGAAGGCGATGTAGGGCTCGCTGCCGGCCATGCCGGTGGTGACGGTCATGGCGCCCACGGCCTTGCCGGTGAAGGTCATGCTGGCGTCGATGGTGCCGTTGCCGTCGATGTCGCAGCGGACGGTGGCGCCCTTGTAGCCTTCGGCGCCGCCCATCTCCTCCCAGGTCAGC from Azospirillum brasilense includes the following:
- the pseB gene encoding UDP-N-acetylglucosamine 4,6-dehydratase (inverting), producing MQQLDRPNESPTEALLPGFGMLNGQSILVTGGSGSFGKRFVETVLRHASPRRVIVFSRDEFKQYEMQQQLGPEWASTLRFFIGDVRDRERLELAMREVDVCVHAAALKHVPAAEYNPMECIHTNVYGAENVVRAALNTGVKRVIALSTDKAANPVNLYGASKLASDKIFIAANNLSGSLGTRFSVVRYGNVVGSRGSVIPLFRRMIAEGAQSLPVTDDRMTRFWITLQHGVDFVVSCIAMMQGGEIFVPKIPSMRITDLARAMAPHLPHKLVGIRPGEKLHEVMITEDDSRQTFELPDRFVIEPAFAFWTHEPYQRLGAKPVTDGFRYASDTNGDWLDGARLMRLLAEAP
- a CDS encoding 4-carboxy-4-hydroxy-2-oxoadipate aldolase/oxaloacetate decarboxylase, which translates into the protein MTVVKEFPRPAPDLVAAFRGQSPATLHEAMGKKGAMSFPIKPLYQGMALFGTAVTVSGGPTDNLMIHAAMALTRPGDVLVVDFKGMTEAGPWGDVLTEAAIQRSLAGLVIDGCVRDAAAIRAMGFPVFCRGTSMKGTTKTQPTGDVNTPIVCGGVMVMPGDILVGDDDGVVVVPQAEAAATLAKAAERERMEEGLREQLRAGRTTVQALTLESYLEAGGIAL
- a CDS encoding tripartite tricarboxylate transporter permease, whose amino-acid sequence is MDLLGNLLLGLSVSLSPDNLLLCFGGALIGTLIGVLPGLGPTATVAMLLPLTFYLPPVGALIMLAGIFYGSQYGGSATAILVNLPGESSSVVTCLDGHAMARQGRAGVALATAALASLFAGIVTTILIAVAGPPLAGVALAFGPAEYVSLMLLGLIGAVTLAHGSVVKAIAMILLGLLLSMVGTDVNSGDTRFTFGLPQLYDGIDFVPLAMGLFGLAEIISSLEQTGGAGQTTARIVSLWPKREDVRQAWPATVRGTVMGALLGILPGGGATLGSFAAYSLEKKVSRHPERFGQGAIEGVAAPEAANNAASQACFIPMLSLGIPPNAIMALMIGAMTIHGITPGPQIMAKQPELFWGMIASMLIGNVILVILNLPMIGLWVRLLRVPYGYLFPAILVFCCIGTYTLNNSGFNVLLMALFGVLGYALRKLDCEPAPLMLGFVLGPMLEENLGRALLLSGGDPTVFATRPISGSLLATAALLLILMVMPSVRRRRDEAFKDE
- a CDS encoding tripartite tricarboxylate transporter TctB family protein, whose protein sequence is MDLGAGLLIAAFGIGALWLGRDWPTGTLASVQSGFFPRMIGMLMVLAGALVTGRGLLIHGAAWPSWGWRPLIWVTAAVLAFAGTVETLGLVPAVLILVGLGNLAGQPLRPVPLLLLGGALAAGCVALFVWGLGLPLRVWP
- a CDS encoding NUDIX hydrolase — translated: MTRRLRPWTVLETRELLDADPFLKVHVETVALPDGRIIPDYYQFDMPSFACIFAETEDGHVIVYRQYRHGPRRVNLTFPGGHLSPGEDPLEAARRELLEETGFVSDRWTSLGGYTVNANQGGAVSHMFHAVGCRRVADPLSDDLEETEILFMTRQELLAAVGHGEIALLTQIALVSMVWQNDIRTALASQTP
- a CDS encoding TVP38/TMEM64 family protein — encoded protein: MAERRTPSLSTLRNLGRGLLALLLLGGAGAWWAWHGAFGMDALQDILRHHPAAPVLFLFLHILASLLFFPRSVMAMVAGLVFGVWWGGVLAAAGSVIGASTGFLLTRYVCDGLVPALDRARWGDVLRRLETGGWRAVAMLRLVPVLPHSGVNYALGLTRVRLGAYAFGSLVGQLPMTVAFVQFGAAGDHALAGKPDWIAPTVIGLSLLILSVLLPKVGPKLREKFGAGRA
- a CDS encoding glycosyltransferase family 4 protein: MNIVFIHQNMPGQYKHLAARLAADPANRVVFITKRTDRDIPNVRRLSYQPSRKARENAHPYLVSTENAVLHGQAAARLLMGLREEGFRPDVIVGHPGWGETLFVKDVFPNTPYLNYCEFFYRAQGLDVGFDPSVPVNVDTVLRLRMRSTPLLLALEACDRGIAPTEWQRNSHPAPFHPKIEVIHDGVDTAQLLPDPDIRVTLADGTVLTREDEVLTYAVRNLEPYRGFPSFMRALPRILEARPKAHVLIAGGDEVSYGSAPPGGKSWRETMLAEVPLDPARVHFLGHLPYDRYLSVLRLSRAHIYLTYPFVLSWSMVESMALGCVVIGSDTAPVREVIRHGENGLLADFFSPDDIAAKAVAVLQDPGAFAPLARAARETAVERFDLSHCLERQIALIRAMA
- a CDS encoding molybdenum storage protein subunit alpha, whose product is MSDTQHKKHANSIKHVASPLARQTLLDGSLTAPVAGVRPIRLLPWLQVVKIGGRSIMDRGHEAILPIVEEIRSVLPEHRLLILTGAGIRARHLYSVGLDLGLPVGSLAPLAATEAGQNGHILAALLSPDGVSYVEHGTIANQLAVHLSAARAVVGSAFPPYHHHEFPGSRIPQHRADTGAFLLADALGAAGLTIVEDVDGIHTADPNGPEGGAAELLRDTTAAELAKQGGTLPLDGALLEVMANARHLERVQVVNGLVPGRLTAALRGEHIGTIIRTGIRTGIHTGARPL
- a CDS encoding uridine kinase, with translation MTSTTAELEALLMQRSLTDTQLLAAAEAAADFRILPNATVLKIGGQSVIDRGRAAVYPLVDEIVAARKEHKLLIGTGAGTRARHLYSIAAGLNLPAGLLSQLGGSVADQNAAMLGQLLAKHGISAVDGAGLSSVPLFLAEVNAVVFSGMPPYKLWMRPAAEGVIPPYRTDAGCFLVAEQFGCKAMIYVKDENGLYTGNPKTSSNATFIPKISVDEMKAKGLQDSILEFPVLDLLKKARHVREVQVINGLVPSNLTRALAGEHVGTIITAS